A single genomic interval of Geitlerinema sp. PCC 9228 harbors:
- a CDS encoding ROK family protein, whose protein sequence is MSEQPTTSNPSVIGIDVGGTKIKLGKFRQDGTCDASHSINTPQPAYPKAVVDAMAKAIAQIDPNSNSIAIGIGTPGPADAEGRIARYAINLAEWNHVPLADLLEAKTQLPVVVANDANCAGLGEAWLGAGHHLRHLIMLTLGTGVGGAIILDGQLFVGHQGTAGELGLITINLYGPDCKSGNQGSLEQHVCTAAIRRETGMEPETLSRLAAKGNSQAIAFWQHYGHMLGAGLANLIYVLAPEAVILGGGIGASAEFFLPSVEAEIQRRVVPPSRENLQILIAKLGNDAGMVGAAKLAWQQIANRPSDMR, encoded by the coding sequence GTGAGCGAACAACCAACAACCAGCAACCCATCCGTTATCGGCATTGATGTGGGCGGTACCAAGATAAAATTGGGGAAATTCCGTCAAGATGGTACCTGCGACGCCAGCCACAGCATCAATACGCCGCAACCTGCCTACCCCAAAGCGGTGGTTGATGCCATGGCCAAAGCGATCGCGCAAATTGACCCGAATTCTAATAGTATCGCCATTGGTATCGGTACCCCAGGACCAGCCGACGCTGAAGGTAGAATAGCCAGATATGCCATCAACCTCGCCGAATGGAACCATGTTCCCCTAGCGGATTTGCTAGAAGCCAAAACCCAACTGCCAGTTGTAGTCGCCAACGATGCCAACTGTGCCGGATTGGGGGAAGCTTGGCTGGGTGCCGGTCACCACCTGCGCCATCTCATTATGCTAACCTTGGGAACGGGGGTTGGCGGTGCCATTATCTTAGATGGCCAACTGTTTGTGGGACATCAGGGAACCGCTGGCGAGTTGGGATTGATAACCATCAATTTATACGGTCCTGACTGTAAAAGCGGTAACCAAGGGTCTTTGGAACAACACGTTTGTACCGCTGCCATTCGACGGGAAACTGGCATGGAACCGGAAACCTTATCTAGATTGGCTGCCAAAGGCAATTCCCAAGCGATCGCATTTTGGCAGCATTACGGACATATGCTAGGGGCAGGACTGGCAAATTTGATTTACGTTTTGGCACCAGAAGCCGTTATCCTAGGAGGGGGTATTGGCGCCAGTGCCGAATTTTTCTTGCCCTCAGTAGAAGCGGAAATTCAGCGACGGGTGGTACCGCCTTCGAGGGAAAACCTGCAAATTCTCATAGCCAAATTGGGAAATGACGCCGGCATGGTGGGGGCAGCCAAATTGGCTTGGCAACAAATAGCAAATCGCCCCTCAGACATGAGATAA
- a CDS encoding ABC transporter permease — protein MAVSKFRLSHWYQAAQNASLDQKMMVVGLAITLTFVAIALFAPLFEAIGLLQDPTTFLDNQTQQPPSWQHWFGTDRLGHDVFSRTLYGSQVALQVVILATFLSMGTGVPLGLISGYLGGRLDKILLFFMDTIYTLPGLLLSITLAFVVGKGVFNAAIALSISYIPQYYRVVRNQTVSVKTELFVEAAQAMGASRWTVLSRYLLLNVIQSVPVLFTLNAADAILVLGGLGFLGLGLPAEVPEWGHDLRQALPALPTGVWWTNLFPGFAMTLMVVGLSMLGEGLNRLFGEPS, from the coding sequence ATGGCAGTCAGTAAATTCCGCCTTTCCCATTGGTACCAAGCCGCACAAAACGCCAGCCTCGACCAAAAAATGATGGTGGTGGGGTTAGCCATTACATTAACATTTGTCGCGATCGCACTTTTTGCGCCGCTGTTTGAAGCCATCGGTCTGCTACAAGACCCCACCACCTTCCTAGACAACCAAACCCAACAACCCCCTAGCTGGCAGCATTGGTTTGGTACCGACCGTTTGGGTCACGATGTATTTTCCCGCACCCTCTACGGTTCGCAAGTAGCCTTGCAAGTAGTGATTCTAGCCACATTTCTCAGTATGGGAACCGGGGTTCCCCTCGGCTTAATTAGCGGTTACTTGGGTGGCAGATTGGATAAAATCCTGCTATTTTTTATGGATACCATCTATACCCTGCCGGGATTGCTGCTTTCGATTACGCTAGCATTTGTCGTCGGCAAAGGAGTGTTTAATGCCGCGATCGCATTAAGCATTTCTTACATTCCGCAATACTACCGAGTGGTACGCAACCAAACCGTCAGCGTCAAAACCGAACTATTCGTAGAAGCCGCACAAGCCATGGGTGCCAGCCGTTGGACCGTTTTATCTCGCTACCTCCTACTCAACGTTATCCAAAGCGTTCCCGTTTTATTTACACTCAACGCCGCCGATGCCATTCTGGTGTTAGGCGGGTTGGGATTTCTGGGATTGGGGTTGCCGGCAGAAGTACCGGAATGGGGTCACGATTTGCGTCAAGCCTTACCCGCTTTACCCACTGGCGTCTGGTGGACCAACCTATTTCCCGGTTTTGCCATGACGCTGATGGTGGTTGGCTTATCCATGTTGGGAGAAGGATTGAACCGTTTGTTTGGGGAACCATCGTGA